In Companilactobacillus allii, one genomic interval encodes:
- a CDS encoding YfcC family protein, translating to MATAKKKKHAFPSAYTVIVIVLIMVQALTFFIPSGKYSTLEYSSDSNAFVITDAKGKTKKEPATKKTLDKYKIKIKLSKFKDGTIYRPAAIPNSYHRIKKPKRGVFGTINQFLTSQVKGISDSVDIIIFILILGGVIGIVNATGAMDAGMKRLSEILKGKQKWLIIIVTTLIALGGTTFGLAEETIAFYPILIPIFLLAGYDTLTAVAAVYLGTAIGTMSSTINPFSTVIASNAAGITFTDGMPLRLLMWVTAVGISIAYTIHYGEKVRKDPSKSLIADQMESDRDHFLDTDMDEKKEFTIRQKLALIIFALGFVVMIWGVQQLGWYFTEIAVVFLAVTYILAFVVGLGEKKFVESFVSGAADLLGVALTVGLARSVGIVMENSYVSDTIMNYFSNQISGMNNVLFICVLFFVYVILGFFIQSSSGLAVLSMPIMAPLADVVGIDRSMIIDAYNWGQGLIGLIAPTGLILVSLSMVNIGFDKWIKFVFKLLVTIIILILVFLSVGVLIS from the coding sequence ATGGCTACTGCGAAAAAGAAAAAGCATGCCTTTCCGTCAGCTTATACAGTTATAGTCATTGTTTTAATCATGGTTCAGGCTTTAACTTTTTTTATTCCATCTGGTAAGTACTCCACTTTGGAATATAGTTCAGATAGTAATGCATTTGTTATTACTGATGCTAAGGGTAAAACTAAAAAGGAACCTGCAACTAAAAAGACACTTGATAAATATAAGATCAAAATCAAGTTATCAAAATTTAAGGATGGGACAATTTACCGACCAGCTGCCATTCCTAATTCTTATCACAGAATTAAAAAGCCAAAACGTGGAGTTTTTGGGACCATCAATCAATTTTTGACTTCACAGGTTAAAGGTATATCAGACAGTGTCGATATTATTATCTTTATTCTTATTTTGGGTGGAGTTATCGGTATAGTTAATGCAACTGGTGCAATGGATGCTGGTATGAAACGGCTATCTGAAATCTTAAAAGGGAAACAAAAATGGCTTATCATAATTGTTACTACCTTGATTGCTTTAGGTGGAACGACATTTGGATTAGCTGAGGAGACAATTGCGTTTTATCCAATTTTAATACCGATATTCCTGCTAGCAGGTTATGATACGTTGACCGCAGTCGCTGCGGTTTACTTGGGTACTGCGATTGGAACCATGAGTTCGACGATCAATCCATTTTCTACCGTAATTGCTTCAAATGCAGCTGGAATAACTTTTACTGATGGGATGCCATTGAGGCTATTAATGTGGGTAACCGCAGTAGGTATATCAATTGCTTATACGATTCATTATGGTGAGAAAGTACGTAAGGATCCATCTAAGTCACTGATTGCCGATCAAATGGAGTCTGATCGAGATCATTTCTTAGATACTGATATGGATGAAAAAAAGGAATTTACAATCCGTCAGAAATTAGCACTGATAATCTTTGCACTTGGATTCGTTGTAATGATCTGGGGTGTTCAACAACTTGGCTGGTACTTCACTGAGATCGCAGTTGTTTTCTTAGCTGTAACTTATATTCTGGCATTTGTAGTTGGATTGGGCGAAAAGAAGTTTGTTGAAAGCTTTGTTTCTGGTGCTGCTGACCTATTAGGTGTAGCTCTAACCGTTGGACTGGCACGTTCGGTTGGTATCGTAATGGAAAATAGTTATGTCAGTGATACGATCATGAATTACTTTAGTAATCAAATTAGTGGTATGAATAATGTCTTGTTCATTTGTGTATTATTCTTTGTATACGTTATATTAGGATTCTTTATCCAATCTTCATCAGGTCTTGCTGTATTATCAATGCCAATTATGGCTCCACTTGCTGATGTTGTGGGTATAGATCGTTCAATGATAATTGATGCATATAACTGGGGACAAGGATTGATTGGATTAATTGCACCTACAGGATTGATTTTGGTATCATTATCTATGGTAAATATCGGGTTTGATAAGTGGATAAAATTCGTTTTCAAACTGTTGGTTACAATAATTATTTTAATATTAGTATTTTTAAGTGTTGGAGTATTAATATCTTAA
- a CDS encoding MarR family winged helix-turn-helix transcriptional regulator, which translates to MSKSTDDLMKQLHFVSTAGNNFMHQNKQRLSGQQRVLAILRLEDGLSQRYLGEVLDLRPSSIAELLKKLENNNYIIRKEDKADKRTKLVYLTDTGKDKADDNASLKDNDYSELFFSGLSDDQMSQFSDILQKIADGWDDDFKKQANKFIDPMDRMQYMQKIHETMMAKFGDDCQNMSPDDIRQKIRKEIRNGNFSDYQQMGMDFFSTPKDYGQNNRQNFWYGNKF; encoded by the coding sequence ATGAGTAAATCAACAGATGACCTAATGAAACAGCTACATTTTGTTAGTACTGCAGGTAATAACTTCATGCATCAAAACAAACAACGTTTATCAGGACAACAGAGAGTCTTAGCAATACTCAGATTAGAAGATGGACTAAGTCAGCGATACTTAGGTGAAGTTTTGGATCTTAGACCTAGCTCCATTGCTGAATTATTGAAAAAGCTCGAAAATAATAATTATATTATTCGTAAAGAAGATAAAGCAGACAAGCGTACAAAATTGGTTTACTTGACCGATACTGGAAAAGATAAAGCTGACGATAACGCTTCACTTAAAGACAATGACTACAGTGAACTATTCTTCTCTGGATTAAGTGATGATCAAATGAGTCAATTCAGCGATATTTTACAAAAAATTGCTGACGGATGGGATGATGACTTTAAAAAACAAGCTAATAAATTCATTGACCCAATGGATCGTATGCAATATATGCAAAAAATTCATGAAACAATGATGGCTAAATTTGGTGATGATTGTCAAAATATGTCACCCGATGACATACGTCAAAAAATAAGAAAAGAAATCCGAAATGGCAATTTCTCAGATTATCAACAAATGGGAATGGATTTCTTTTCTACTCCAAAAGACTATGGGCAAAATAACAGACAAAATTTTTGGTATGGGAATAAATTTTAA
- a CDS encoding ABC transporter ATP-binding protein has protein sequence MRNKTLENKNNNIKLKDFLKLINSVNPKKGIFVLGLLLSLVTSGASLIVPQITKGLVDTTKLTHMNNKLIIILIIAFAIQLGFGTIGGFLLRYTGESAVMTLRKKLWNHLLKLPVSYFDIHKSGESSSRLVNDTSIVKDLVTSQFPNFITGGIQLIGSMIILFIMDWKMAALIFTVVPILTLILIPVGRILSRLGRQLQTATADFNADASEKLSEVRLIKSSNGEIFEKNTGGNFIQNIFSLGVKDAKVEAILQPIMMTTMLGMFVGILGYGAIRVSSGTMTSGSLVAFLLYLFNIISPLTSFATFFSQIQKAMGSTQRIQEILDTNLEPTGNATEFDVEGGTIKATNVSFSYKKDSPILTNISFEAKPNNVIAFAGPSGGGKSTLFSLLERFYTPTSGSITVADHNIEDINISNWRSQIGYVSQDSAAFAGSIRDNLQYGLNKELTNDELWHGLKLAYADNFVKEFPEQLNTQIGERGIKLSGGQKQRIAIARAFLRNPKILMLDEATASLDSESEEKVQQALDKLMIGRTTLVIAHRLSTIVEADQIYFIEHGQITGHGSHKELMKSHKLYSQYVNEQMVN, from the coding sequence ATGCGCAACAAAACATTGGAAAATAAAAACAACAATATTAAACTTAAAGATTTTTTGAAGTTAATTAATAGTGTGAATCCTAAAAAGGGAATTTTTGTTTTAGGGTTACTTCTTAGTTTAGTAACTAGTGGTGCAAGTTTAATTGTTCCTCAGATCACAAAAGGACTAGTAGACACTACTAAATTAACTCATATGAATAACAAATTGATTATTATTTTAATAATTGCTTTTGCAATTCAATTGGGCTTTGGAACTATCGGTGGATTTTTACTTAGATACACTGGCGAAAGTGCAGTTATGACCCTAAGAAAAAAGCTATGGAATCATCTACTAAAATTACCAGTAAGCTACTTTGATATTCATAAATCCGGTGAAAGTTCCTCACGACTGGTCAATGACACGTCGATCGTAAAAGATTTAGTTACGTCCCAATTTCCAAACTTTATTACAGGTGGTATCCAACTAATTGGATCCATGATAATTCTATTCATAATGGATTGGAAAATGGCAGCATTAATATTCACAGTGGTCCCAATTTTAACATTGATTTTAATACCAGTTGGTAGAATATTATCAAGGCTAGGACGTCAATTACAAACAGCAACTGCAGATTTCAACGCAGATGCCAGTGAAAAATTATCTGAAGTACGATTGATCAAATCAAGTAATGGTGAAATATTCGAAAAAAATACTGGTGGAAATTTTATACAAAATATATTTTCACTTGGTGTCAAAGATGCAAAAGTCGAGGCTATATTGCAACCAATCATGATGACTACTATGTTAGGAATGTTTGTTGGTATTCTTGGTTATGGAGCCATCCGTGTTTCTAGCGGAACCATGACTAGCGGTTCACTTGTAGCCTTCTTGCTCTATTTATTCAATATCATATCTCCACTAACAAGCTTTGCAACATTTTTCTCACAAATTCAAAAGGCCATGGGTTCAACCCAACGCATTCAAGAAATTCTAGATACTAATTTAGAACCCACTGGTAATGCAACTGAATTTGACGTTGAAGGTGGCACTATAAAAGCTACTAACGTCTCTTTTAGCTACAAGAAAGATTCTCCAATTTTAACCAATATATCATTTGAAGCAAAGCCTAATAATGTAATTGCCTTTGCTGGCCCTAGTGGTGGTGGTAAGTCGACTCTATTCTCACTGCTAGAACGATTTTACACACCAACTAGTGGAAGTATTACTGTAGCAGATCACAACATTGAAGATATTAATATTAGTAACTGGAGATCTCAAATTGGATACGTTTCACAAGATAGTGCAGCCTTTGCAGGTAGTATTCGTGATAATCTTCAATATGGATTAAATAAGGAATTAACCAATGATGAACTATGGCATGGATTGAAATTAGCTTATGCTGATAACTTTGTCAAAGAATTTCCAGAACAATTAAATACACAAATTGGTGAACGTGGCATTAAATTATCTGGCGGTCAAAAACAACGAATAGCAATAGCACGTGCCTTTCTCAGAAATCCAAAAATTTTAATGTTAGACGAAGCAACCGCTAGTTTGGATTCCGAGTCAGAGGAAAAGGTCCAACAAGCACTTGATAAACTAATGATTGGACGTACGACATTAGTGATAGCTCATAGACTTTCTACAATTGTCGAAGCAGACCAAATATATTTCATTGAACATGGTCAAATAACCGGACATGGCAGTCACAAGGAACTCATGAAATCTCACAAATTGTATTCACAGTACGTTAATGAACAAATGGTTAACTAG
- a CDS encoding ABC transporter ATP-binding protein, whose protein sequence is MSKLEVKHISKNFEYKKILNNLNLYVDTGEIVSIVGPSGVGKSTLFNIIAGLLEPSLGNVFLDGKSIINNPGRVSYMLQKDLLLPYKTIEQNVALPLLLKGINKKVAMSKVNELLNEFGFEFVAKAYPNELSGGMRQRIALLRTYMFSNNLILLDEPFSALDTFTKSEIQSWYLKIHKDLDLTTLFITHDIDEAIKLSNRVYILKGSQYDGLDSVRINKSGYDIDDFLVSNDFLSYKKEILNTLQSN, encoded by the coding sequence ATGTCTAAATTAGAAGTGAAACATATTTCCAAGAATTTTGAGTATAAGAAAATACTGAATAACTTAAACCTGTACGTTGATACTGGGGAGATAGTCAGCATTGTTGGTCCAAGTGGAGTGGGTAAATCTACATTATTCAATATTATAGCCGGATTATTGGAACCTAGTTTGGGTAATGTATTTTTGGATGGTAAATCCATCATTAATAATCCTGGTCGAGTATCTTACATGCTACAAAAGGATTTGTTATTGCCTTACAAAACAATTGAGCAAAACGTTGCTTTACCACTACTTTTAAAGGGTATTAATAAGAAAGTAGCAATGTCTAAAGTAAATGAGCTATTGAATGAATTTGGATTTGAGTTTGTTGCTAAGGCGTATCCTAATGAATTATCCGGAGGGATGAGACAGAGAATTGCGTTGCTTAGGACGTACATGTTCTCCAACAATTTGATTTTACTGGATGAACCTTTCAGTGCCTTGGATACCTTTACTAAATCTGAAATTCAATCATGGTATTTGAAAATTCATAAAGATTTGGATTTAACAACTTTATTCATTACTCACGATATAGATGAAGCCATTAAACTTTCTAATAGAGTTTATATTCTAAAGGGAAGTCAATATGATGGTTTGGATAGTGTCAGGATCAACAAATCTGGATATGATATCGATGATTTCCTGGTTTCTAATGATTTTTTGAGTTATAAGAAAGAAATACTTAATACCTTACAAAGCAATTGA
- a CDS encoding ABC transporter substrate-binding protein: MKNRIKLLIILSLGLFLILGGCTNKNKSIKNNLKKVTIVLDWTPNTNHTGLYVAQKKGYFKKQGLDVKIVQPSDGDASTIVASGKADFGISAQDTLAANFASKKPLPITAVAAILQHNTSGIMSRKDDNITHPKELEHKTYATWDSPIEKAMLKNVMEKDGGNYSDLKMIPNNIVDEPKALKEKQADAIWVFYGWGGISANLEKVPVNYFYFKDLNSTFDYYTPVIISNNKFLKDNPTIAKKFMKATTMGYEYAINHPKSAGNILVQQVPELDSKLVNASQKWISGQYKAEGSKFGYIEPRRWNNFYNWLDDSKLIDKRIPVNTGFTNKYLPE, translated from the coding sequence ATGAAGAATAGAATTAAATTATTAATTATTTTAAGCTTGGGTTTATTTTTAATTTTGGGTGGATGTACCAATAAAAATAAATCGATTAAAAATAATTTAAAAAAGGTAACCATAGTCCTGGATTGGACGCCTAATACTAATCATACAGGTTTGTATGTTGCACAGAAAAAAGGTTATTTTAAGAAGCAGGGATTAGATGTAAAAATTGTTCAACCTTCAGATGGTGATGCTAGTACCATTGTTGCTAGTGGTAAGGCTGATTTTGGTATTTCAGCCCAAGATACGCTAGCGGCTAATTTTGCATCAAAGAAACCTTTACCTATAACAGCAGTGGCGGCAATTTTACAGCATAATACTTCGGGAATCATGTCTCGAAAGGATGATAATATTACTCATCCAAAAGAATTGGAGCATAAGACATACGCCACATGGGATTCTCCAATTGAAAAGGCCATGTTAAAAAATGTTATGGAAAAAGATGGTGGTAATTATAGTGATCTGAAGATGATTCCCAATAATATTGTTGACGAACCAAAAGCACTGAAAGAGAAACAAGCTGATGCAATATGGGTATTTTATGGTTGGGGTGGAATTTCTGCTAATTTGGAAAAAGTGCCAGTAAACTATTTTTATTTTAAAGATCTGAATTCAACGTTTGATTATTACACACCAGTAATTATTTCAAATAATAAATTTTTAAAGGATAATCCAACGATTGCTAAAAAGTTTATGAAAGCCACAACAATGGGTTATGAGTACGCAATAAACCATCCTAAGTCTGCCGGTAATATACTTGTACAACAAGTTCCGGAATTAGATAGTAAGTTAGTCAATGCCAGTCAAAAATGGATTTCTGGACAATATAAGGCAGAAGGATCTAAATTTGGATATATTGAACCTAGACGATGGAATAATTTTTATAATTGGCTAGATGATAGTAAGTTGATTGATAAAAGAATCCCAGTAAATACTGGATTCACCAATAAGTATTTGCCGGAGTAA
- a CDS encoding ABC transporter permease translates to MKRKQRNIGINVYAIFSIITIFCIWEFVTLFEWVPDFMLPTPLQVIQAFINDFSLLMFHARITLIEAAYGLILGMFLGIIVALIMDRFKRVKEALYPILVLTQTIPTIAIAPLLTVWFGFGIMPKVVLIIITIFFPVSIAMLNGFSSIDQDEVRLLRSMGASQIQIFWHIKIPSSLDDFFAVMKVAVTYSVIGAVISEWLGGVVGLGVYMTRVRKSYNFDKMFAVIFLISVLSLLLVGLINVIQRLSMPWKKD, encoded by the coding sequence TTGAAAAGAAAACAAAGAAACATAGGCATTAATGTCTATGCAATATTTTCAATAATAACAATATTTTGTATCTGGGAATTTGTTACTTTATTTGAATGGGTTCCAGATTTTATGTTGCCGACTCCATTGCAGGTAATACAAGCGTTTATCAATGATTTTAGCTTGTTGATGTTTCATGCCAGAATAACTTTGATTGAAGCGGCGTATGGTTTGATATTAGGGATGTTTCTAGGAATTATAGTAGCTTTGATAATGGATCGATTTAAACGCGTTAAAGAAGCGTTATATCCAATATTGGTACTTACTCAGACTATCCCAACTATTGCCATTGCTCCGTTATTAACGGTGTGGTTTGGTTTTGGAATTATGCCAAAAGTAGTGTTAATTATCATTACGATATTTTTTCCCGTTTCAATTGCAATGTTGAATGGATTTTCGTCAATTGATCAGGATGAAGTTAGATTATTAAGATCTATGGGAGCAAGTCAGATACAAATTTTCTGGCATATAAAAATACCATCAAGCTTGGATGATTTTTTTGCAGTTATGAAAGTAGCTGTTACATACTCTGTGATCGGCGCAGTGATTTCAGAGTGGCTTGGAGGAGTTGTTGGATTAGGTGTTTATATGACCAGAGTGCGTAAATCATATAATTTTGACAAAATGTTTGCAGTAATATTTTTGATTTCAGTTTTAAGTTTGTTATTAGTTGGGTTGATAAATGTGATTCAAAGATTAAGTATGCCATGGAAAAAGGATTAA
- a CDS encoding thiamine-binding protein: protein MEASVAIQVVPGVNSKQEIIEIVDEVIDYIASTGLVYQVGAFETSIEGNYDELMEVVKQCQIIAIEAGAPSVSAYIKVVYNPKGEVLSIEKKTKKHRH from the coding sequence ATGGAAGCCAGTGTAGCCATCCAAGTTGTACCAGGTGTTAACTCTAAGCAAGAAATAATCGAAATTGTCGACGAAGTTATAGACTATATCGCTAGTACAGGACTTGTTTATCAGGTAGGTGCTTTTGAAACATCTATTGAGGGTAATTATGATGAATTAATGGAAGTAGTTAAACAATGTCAAATTATTGCTATTGAAGCGGGTGCACCAAGCGTTTCTGCTTATATAAAGGTTGTTTATAACCCAAAGGGAGAAGTATTGAGTATTGAAAAGAAAACAAAGAAACATAGGCATTAA
- a CDS encoding SOS response-associated peptidase codes for MCGRFMFQPNDNDEMQRIYQLAVDDGYDPKIGEVYPTDKIAIVSAGDNRVKVVTMKWGFPGFKKGQSIINARSETVMQKAMFNESFMNRRCVFPTTGFFEWSKDKVKHSFNYSDDPDSLFIAGFYKEFDGAQCSVLLTTEPNESVVKIHDRMPLILQKNQINSWIYDQKFAIDFLKSSMPVLKANNV; via the coding sequence ATGTGTGGACGATTCATGTTTCAGCCTAATGATAATGATGAAATGCAGCGAATATATCAGCTAGCAGTGGACGATGGCTATGATCCAAAAATCGGTGAAGTTTATCCAACTGATAAAATTGCAATTGTTAGTGCAGGGGATAATCGTGTTAAGGTTGTGACCATGAAATGGGGATTTCCCGGTTTCAAAAAGGGACAGTCTATTATTAATGCACGTTCAGAAACTGTCATGCAAAAGGCAATGTTTAATGAATCGTTTATGAATCGGCGATGTGTATTTCCCACTACAGGTTTCTTTGAATGGTCAAAGGATAAAGTTAAGCACAGTTTTAACTACAGTGATGATCCGGATTCACTTTTTATTGCTGGTTTCTATAAAGAATTTGATGGGGCTCAATGTAGTGTATTATTAACGACTGAGCCTAATGAGTCGGTGGTAAAAATTCATGATAGAATGCCTTTGATACTGCAAAAAAATCAAATCAATTCGTGGATTTATGATCAGAAATTTGCAATTGATTTCTTGAAATCTTCAATGCCAGTATTAAAAGCAAATAATGTATAA
- a CDS encoding dihydrolipoyl dehydrogenase family protein: protein MTNKYDYDVLYIGAGHGTFDGAIPLAKTGCKVAVVESGLIGGTCPNKGCNAKITLDQPVKISREIENSNELEGNIQINWEKSLKHKQDLIDQLPPMISGLMKSVGIDIVKGHGIFKDQHTVVVDGNVTVTADKIVVSTGLRPNRLDIPGDDLAHDSENFMNLKSLPKNIVIMGAGYIGMEFATIANAAGSKVTVLMHNEMALREFHQPFVQKVVDDLKKRGVTFVENAKITSLEESGADIIVTCDGQKIQTDWVLDATGRIPNIEKIGLEKIGVKCNKHGIIVNDHLQTNVDNVYASGDVIDKIQPRLTPTAVFESTYLMKLFSGVTTGPIVYPVIPTVTFTSPRIAQAGVTVEEGVQKGYKIVDSDLTGDWYYQVDNEPIAESKFIYDKDNKLVGVTEVSDKADDVINTLLPIIELKLDSEQLGRIVSLFPSISSDVMGRI, encoded by the coding sequence ATGACAAACAAATATGACTATGATGTTTTATATATTGGTGCAGGGCACGGAACATTTGATGGAGCGATTCCTCTAGCAAAAACTGGCTGCAAAGTTGCAGTTGTTGAGAGCGGCTTAATTGGTGGAACTTGTCCCAATAAAGGTTGTAATGCAAAAATAACTTTGGATCAACCAGTTAAGATAAGTAGAGAAATTGAAAATTCCAACGAATTGGAAGGAAATATTCAAATAAATTGGGAAAAGAGTTTGAAACACAAGCAGGATTTAATAGATCAGCTTCCCCCAATGATTAGTGGTTTGATGAAGAGTGTCGGTATTGATATTGTTAAAGGACACGGAATATTTAAGGATCAACATACAGTGGTTGTAGATGGAAATGTTACTGTAACTGCAGACAAAATAGTTGTATCAACAGGATTAAGACCAAATAGATTAGATATTCCAGGAGATGATTTGGCACATGATAGTGAGAACTTCATGAACCTGAAGTCATTACCAAAGAATATTGTTATCATGGGTGCTGGTTATATTGGTATGGAATTTGCAACAATTGCAAATGCTGCCGGTAGTAAGGTTACTGTACTTATGCACAATGAAATGGCTTTGAGAGAATTTCACCAACCATTTGTTCAAAAAGTTGTGGATGATCTTAAAAAAAGAGGAGTTACTTTTGTAGAAAATGCGAAAATAACTTCACTGGAAGAATCTGGTGCTGATATAATAGTTACTTGTGATGGTCAAAAGATTCAAACAGATTGGGTCTTGGATGCTACTGGTAGAATTCCTAATATTGAAAAAATTGGTTTGGAAAAAATTGGTGTTAAATGTAATAAACATGGAATTATTGTAAATGATCACCTTCAAACAAATGTGGATAATGTTTATGCTTCTGGTGATGTTATTGATAAGATTCAACCAAGGCTCACACCTACAGCAGTATTTGAATCAACATATCTTATGAAATTGTTCTCAGGTGTTACTACTGGACCGATTGTTTATCCAGTGATTCCAACTGTCACATTCACTTCTCCAAGAATTGCACAGGCTGGTGTAACTGTTGAAGAGGGAGTTCAGAAGGGATATAAGATTGTGGATTCTGATTTAACAGGTGATTGGTATTATCAAGTAGATAATGAACCAATTGCTGAGAGCAAATTCATTTATGACAAGGATAACAAATTAGTTGGTGTAACCGAGGTCAGTGACAAAGCTGATGATGTTATAAATACACTGTTACCAATTATTGAATTGAAGTTGGATTCAGAGCAACTTGGTAGAATTGTGAGTCTATTCCCTTCAATCAGTTCAGATGTGATGGGTCGAATTTAA
- the rpsI gene encoding 30S ribosomal protein S9 has product MAQVSYAGTGRRKDSTARVLLVPGDGKITINKRDVKDYIPFDNLIADMKQPLDITETVANYDVIANVNGGGFSGQAGAIRHGIARALLNVDPDFRPTLKAAGFLTRDPRMKERKKPGLKKARKASQFSKR; this is encoded by the coding sequence TTGGCACAAGTATCATATGCTGGAACAGGCCGTCGTAAAGACTCAACAGCCCGTGTTCTATTAGTTCCCGGAGACGGAAAAATTACTATCAACAAGCGTGATGTCAAAGATTACATTCCTTTTGACAATTTGATTGCTGATATGAAACAACCATTAGATATTACTGAAACAGTTGCTAACTATGACGTTATTGCTAACGTTAACGGTGGTGGCTTCTCAGGACAAGCTGGAGCAATCAGACATGGTATTGCTAGAGCACTTCTTAATGTCGATCCAGACTTTAGACCTACTCTTAAAGCAGCAGGATTCTTAACACGTGACCCTCGTATGAAGGAACGTAAGAAGCCAGGTCTTAAGAAAGCTCGTAAAGCTTCACAATTTTCAAAACGTTAA
- the rplM gene encoding 50S ribosomal protein L13, protein MRTTPLAKASEVERKWYVIDGEDVVLGRLSSVVASILRGKNKPTYTPNVDTGDNVIIINADKVKLTGKKAKGKIYYSHSDHPGGLKSISAGEKRATKPVSFVEDSIRGMLPKNSLGRQEILKLHVYAGPEHKNQAQNPEELDINKLI, encoded by the coding sequence GTGCGTACAACACCATTAGCAAAAGCAAGTGAAGTTGAACGTAAATGGTATGTAATTGATGGTGAAGATGTCGTTTTAGGTAGACTTTCATCAGTTGTAGCTTCAATTCTTAGAGGTAAGAACAAGCCAACTTACACACCTAACGTTGATACAGGTGATAATGTTATTATCATCAATGCAGATAAAGTTAAATTAACAGGTAAAAAAGCTAAGGGAAAGATTTATTATTCTCATTCAGACCATCCAGGTGGTTTAAAGAGCATTAGTGCCGGCGAGAAGAGAGCAACAAAACCAGTATCATTTGTTGAAGACTCAATCCGCGGTATGTTACCTAAGAACAGCCTTGGTCGTCAAGAAATTTTGAAGTTGCATGTTTATGCAGGTCCAGAACACAAGAACCAAGCACAAAATCCAGAAGAGTTGGATATCAACAAACTAATTTAA
- the truA gene encoding tRNA pseudouridine(38-40) synthase TruA translates to MIRYKLTIAYDGTKFHGFQRQPDMRTVQGVIERALAKMTKGIHVEVYGSGRTDAGVHAKGQVIHFDYPGNMPAENMLRAINSLMPLDVIVENSEIVDNTFHARYGVKKKTYQYRVDCGYYTDPFKRFYTGHYQYPIDIKKIEVALQDLTGEHDFTSFAASGGVIENKIRTIYSATVQYVESQNELIFEFTGNGFLYNMVRILVATLLEIGNGRRDVHDFLRLFEVKDRQEARGTAPASGLYLKQVFYE, encoded by the coding sequence ATGATAAGATACAAGTTAACCATTGCCTATGACGGTACTAAATTTCATGGATTCCAACGACAACCTGATATGAGAACTGTTCAAGGGGTCATTGAACGTGCCTTGGCAAAGATGACTAAAGGAATCCATGTCGAAGTATATGGGTCTGGTAGGACTGACGCAGGGGTACATGCAAAGGGTCAGGTTATTCATTTTGATTATCCGGGCAATATGCCGGCTGAAAATATGTTACGAGCAATTAACTCATTGATGCCTTTAGATGTAATTGTGGAAAACTCAGAAATTGTGGATAATACTTTCCATGCAAGGTATGGCGTTAAGAAGAAAACATATCAATATCGTGTAGATTGTGGATATTATACTGATCCGTTCAAAAGGTTTTACACAGGGCATTATCAATATCCAATCGATATTAAAAAAATTGAGGTTGCTTTACAGGATCTAACAGGTGAACATGATTTTACAAGTTTTGCGGCATCTGGTGGGGTAATTGAAAATAAAATTCGCACAATTTACTCAGCTACGGTACAATATGTGGAATCGCAAAATGAATTGATTTTTGAGTTTACCGGAAATGGCTTCTTATATAATATGGTAAGAATCCTTGTTGCTACTTTACTGGAGATTGGTAATGGCAGACGAGATGTTCACGATTTTTTGAGATTATTTGAAGTTAAGGACCGTCAAGAGGCACGTGGAACCGCACCCGCAAGTGGACTATATTTAAAACAGGTATTTTATGAATAA